A genomic window from Vigna radiata var. radiata cultivar VC1973A chromosome 2, Vradiata_ver6, whole genome shotgun sequence includes:
- the LOC106754429 gene encoding riboflavin synthase isoform X3 produces the protein MPLSSSLTLTPTLPRIASTTHASHNSHPTYLRFTPNFKPTHLRAFLPLTSLAPTRHRRAAGPVCLFTGIVEEMGSVKQLGTAPHGGFDLKIAASTVLDGVNLGDSIAVNGTCLTVTEFDGKVSDFTVGLSPETLRKTSLSELKPGSPVNLERAVTPSSRMGGHFVQGHVDSTGVIVSKVPEGDSLWVKMSLG, from the exons ATGCCACTTTCATCTTCTCTTACCTTAACACCCACACTCCCAAGAATCGCCTCAACAACTCACGCTTCCCACAATTCTCACCCCACCTATCTCAGATTCACTCCCAATTTCAAACCTACCCATCTACGCGCCTTCCTCCCACTAACTTCACTCGCCCCCACGCGCCACCGCCGCGCGGCTGGACCCGTCTGCCTCTTCACCGGCATAGTCGAGGAAATGGGCAGCGTCAAGCAGCTCGGCACGGCCCCGCATGGTGGCTTTGACCTCAAAATCGCTGCTTCCACGGTCCTTGACGGCGTCAACCTTGGTGATAGTATCGCTGTGAACGGCACTTGCCTCACGGTGACGGAATTCGATGGCAAAGTCTCCGACTTTACGGTGGGGCTGTCGCCGGAGACGCTGCGCAAGACATCGCTGTCGGAGCTGAAGCCTGGGTCGCCGGTGAACCTGGAGCGCGCGGTGACGCCGTCGAGCCGCATGGGTGGGCACTTCGTGCAGGGTCACGTGGACAGTACGGGGGTGATCGTGTCGAAGGTTCCAGAAGGAGATTCCCTTTGGGTGAAG ATGTCGCTTGGTTAG
- the LOC106754429 gene encoding riboflavin synthase isoform X2 — protein MPLSSSLTLTPTLPRIASTTHASHNSHPTYLRFTPNFKPTHLRAFLPLTSLAPTRHRRAAGPVCLFTGIVEEMGSVKQLGTAPHGGFDLKIAASTVLDGVNLGDSIAVNGTCLTVTEFDGKVSDFTVGLSPETLRKTSLSELKPGSPVNLERAVTPSSRMGGHFVQGHVDSTGVIVSKVPEGDSLWVKKVVIPLKNVGDKVNLEVDILGKYVERLLGSGFVSSYTDSS, from the exons ATGCCACTTTCATCTTCTCTTACCTTAACACCCACACTCCCAAGAATCGCCTCAACAACTCACGCTTCCCACAATTCTCACCCCACCTATCTCAGATTCACTCCCAATTTCAAACCTACCCATCTACGCGCCTTCCTCCCACTAACTTCACTCGCCCCCACGCGCCACCGCCGCGCGGCTGGACCCGTCTGCCTCTTCACCGGCATAGTCGAGGAAATGGGCAGCGTCAAGCAGCTCGGCACGGCCCCGCATGGTGGCTTTGACCTCAAAATCGCTGCTTCCACGGTCCTTGACGGCGTCAACCTTGGTGATAGTATCGCTGTGAACGGCACTTGCCTCACGGTGACGGAATTCGATGGCAAAGTCTCCGACTTTACGGTGGGGCTGTCGCCGGAGACGCTGCGCAAGACATCGCTGTCGGAGCTGAAGCCTGGGTCGCCGGTGAACCTGGAGCGCGCGGTGACGCCGTCGAGCCGCATGGGTGGGCACTTCGTGCAGGGTCACGTGGACAGTACGGGGGTGATCGTGTCGAAGGTTCCAGAAGGAGATTCCCTTTGGGTGAAG AAggtggtgattcctctgaagaACGTTGGGGACAAGGTGAATCTTGAGGTCGATATTCTTGGCAAGTATGTGGAGAGGCTTCTCGGTAGTGGTTTTGTTTCATCCTATACTGATAGTTCTTGA
- the LOC106754429 gene encoding riboflavin synthase isoform X1: MPLSSSLTLTPTLPRIASTTHASHNSHPTYLRFTPNFKPTHLRAFLPLTSLAPTRHRRAAGPVCLFTGIVEEMGSVKQLGTAPHGGFDLKIAASTVLDGVNLGDSIAVNGTCLTVTEFDGKVSDFTVGLSPETLRKTSLSELKPGSPVNLERAVTPSSRMGGHFVQGHVDSTGVIVSKVPEGDSLWVKVRTEKSLLKYIVPKGFIAVDGTSLTVVDVFDDEECFNFMLVAYTQQKVVIPLKNVGDKVNLEVDILGKYVERLLGSGFVSSYTDSS; encoded by the coding sequence ATGCCACTTTCATCTTCTCTTACCTTAACACCCACACTCCCAAGAATCGCCTCAACAACTCACGCTTCCCACAATTCTCACCCCACCTATCTCAGATTCACTCCCAATTTCAAACCTACCCATCTACGCGCCTTCCTCCCACTAACTTCACTCGCCCCCACGCGCCACCGCCGCGCGGCTGGACCCGTCTGCCTCTTCACCGGCATAGTCGAGGAAATGGGCAGCGTCAAGCAGCTCGGCACGGCCCCGCATGGTGGCTTTGACCTCAAAATCGCTGCTTCCACGGTCCTTGACGGCGTCAACCTTGGTGATAGTATCGCTGTGAACGGCACTTGCCTCACGGTGACGGAATTCGATGGCAAAGTCTCCGACTTTACGGTGGGGCTGTCGCCGGAGACGCTGCGCAAGACATCGCTGTCGGAGCTGAAGCCTGGGTCGCCGGTGAACCTGGAGCGCGCGGTGACGCCGTCGAGCCGCATGGGTGGGCACTTCGTGCAGGGTCACGTGGACAGTACGGGGGTGATCGTGTCGAAGGTTCCAGAAGGAGATTCCCTTTGGGTGAAGGTGAGGACTGAAAAATCGTTGCTTAAGTACATTGTGCCTAAGGGGTTTATTGCTGTGGATGGGACTAGTTTGACTGTGGTCGATGTGTTCGACGATGAAGAGTGTTTCAATTTCATGTTGGTGGCTTATACTCAACAGAAggtggtgattcctctgaagaACGTTGGGGACAAGGTGAATCTTGAGGTCGATATTCTTGGCAAGTATGTGGAGAGGCTTCTCGGTAGTGGTTTTGTTTCATCCTATACTGATAGTTCTTGA